One window from the genome of Streptomyces cadmiisoli encodes:
- a CDS encoding glycerate kinase: MDGARRVLIAADKFKGSLTAVQVAQRVTAGLRRVVPDVEVAALPVADGGDGTVDAAVAAGFERRTVRVAGPLGDEVTAAFALRGDTAVVEMAEASGLQRLPAGVFAPLTASTYGSGELLRAALDAGARTIVFGVGGSATTDGGAGMLAALGARFSTADGGPVPPGGGGLRDLATADLSGLDPRLADVRLVLASDVDNPLTGPKGAPAVYGPQKGAGPDDVAVLDAALAHFAQVLERAVGPRAGEYASAPGAGAAGGIGYGALIVGARFRPGIEVMLDVLGFGAALAQADLVITGEGSLDEQTLHGKAPAGVAAAARAAGKEVVAVCGRLALPPEALGRAGIRRAYALTDVEPDVAKCIADAGPILERTAERVARDFLS, encoded by the coding sequence GTGGACGGCGCCCGTCGGGTGCTGATCGCCGCGGACAAGTTCAAGGGATCGCTGACGGCCGTGCAGGTCGCCCAGCGGGTGACGGCCGGACTGCGCCGCGTCGTACCCGACGTCGAGGTCGCGGCGCTCCCCGTGGCGGACGGCGGCGACGGGACCGTGGACGCGGCGGTCGCGGCCGGGTTCGAGCGGCGCACGGTCCGGGTCGCCGGACCCCTCGGCGACGAGGTGACGGCGGCGTTCGCCCTGCGCGGCGACACCGCGGTCGTGGAGATGGCCGAGGCGAGCGGGCTCCAGCGGCTGCCGGCCGGGGTCTTCGCGCCGCTGACCGCTTCCACGTACGGGTCGGGGGAACTGCTGCGGGCCGCGCTCGACGCCGGGGCGCGCACGATCGTCTTCGGGGTCGGCGGGAGCGCGACCACCGACGGCGGCGCCGGAATGCTGGCCGCGCTCGGCGCCCGGTTCAGCACCGCCGACGGCGGGCCGGTGCCGCCCGGGGGCGGCGGTCTGCGCGACCTCGCGACCGCCGACCTGTCCGGCCTGGACCCCCGGCTGGCGGACGTGCGGCTCGTGCTGGCGAGCGATGTCGACAACCCGCTGACCGGCCCCAAGGGCGCGCCCGCCGTGTACGGGCCGCAGAAGGGCGCCGGACCGGACGACGTCGCGGTGCTGGACGCGGCGCTCGCGCACTTCGCGCAGGTGCTGGAGCGGGCCGTCGGACCGCGCGCCGGGGAGTACGCCTCGGCGCCGGGCGCGGGCGCGGCGGGCGGCATCGGGTACGGCGCGCTGATCGTCGGCGCCCGGTTCCGGCCCGGGATCGAGGTCATGCTCGACGTCCTCGGCTTCGGCGCCGCCCTGGCGCAGGCGGACCTGGTGATCACCGGCGAGGGCTCCCTGGACGAGCAGACCCTGCACGGCAAGGCCCCGGCCGGGGTCGCCGCGGCCGCCCGCGCCGCCGGCAAGGAGGTCGTCGCGGTGTGCGGCCGGCTGGCCCTGCCACCCGAGGCGCTGGGCCGGGCCGGGATCCGCCGGGCGTACGCCCTGACCGACGTCGAGCCGGACGTGGCGAAGTGCATCGCGGACGCCGGTCCGATCCTGGAGCGGACGGCGGAGCGCGTGGCGCGCGACTTCCTGTCCTGA